From the genome of Streptacidiphilus rugosus AM-16, one region includes:
- a CDS encoding ferritin-like domain-containing protein, with the protein MLTARSVFQEILDDDEAFRLFCSIAASGESQGGWENGRIAALMPPELGYLAPRVTRHGADEDKHGRIFNALLHKRGLTPVPVPPETDYTALLEQGGIGLSHRTLRGDRPLTSDEVVTYLAHSRVTEQRASEQMRLLARYFGDDPDIGRAVRMICHDEDNHLAYCHEELLRLAAAGLGRRIKDLLDASAAAEIRVYRDVSRAVMRRMAELLRWPRAKSAVILTGIDGVYAFERLGGWRRMVSLRQPAVLGALDGPAPHPATDFA; encoded by the coding sequence GTGTTGACGGCGAGGAGCGTGTTCCAGGAGATCCTGGACGACGACGAGGCGTTCCGGCTCTTCTGCTCGATCGCCGCGAGCGGCGAGTCGCAGGGCGGGTGGGAGAACGGCCGCATCGCGGCGCTGATGCCCCCGGAGCTCGGCTATCTCGCGCCGCGGGTCACCCGGCACGGCGCGGACGAGGACAAGCACGGACGGATCTTCAACGCGCTGCTGCACAAGCGTGGCCTGACCCCGGTGCCGGTCCCGCCGGAGACCGACTACACGGCGCTGCTGGAACAGGGCGGCATCGGTCTGTCGCACCGGACCCTGCGCGGCGACCGGCCGCTGACCTCCGACGAGGTGGTGACCTACCTCGCCCACAGCCGCGTCACCGAGCAGCGGGCCTCGGAGCAGATGAGACTGCTGGCGCGCTACTTCGGCGACGACCCGGACATCGGCCGCGCGGTCCGGATGATCTGCCACGACGAGGACAACCACCTCGCGTACTGCCACGAGGAGCTGCTCCGCCTGGCCGCGGCGGGCCTTGGCCGCCGGATCAAGGACCTGCTGGACGCGAGCGCGGCGGCGGAGATCCGGGTGTACCGGGACGTCAGCCGCGCGGTGATGCGGCGGATGGCGGAGCTGCTGCGCTGGCCGAGGGCCAAGTCGGCGGTGATCCTCACCGGGATCGACGGCGTCTACGCCTTCGAGCGGCTGGGCGGCTGGCGGCGCATGGTCAGCCTCCGTCAGCCGGCCGTCCTCGGTGCGCTCGACGGGCCGGCCCCGCACCCGGCGACGGACTTCGCCTGA
- a CDS encoding sigma-70 family RNA polymerase sigma factor, giving the protein MEQPRGEARGGRRDDEPVFLGTPGPAAPQPDDLLVLTARGEQDAFAQLYDRIAGPVLGIVRSVVRDPAQSEEVAQEVLVEVWRTAARFRPDRGSAMSWVLTIAHRRAVDRVRSAQAATDREHKAALLDRTPAYDQVSDEVDHRLERELVRRCLRALTETQRESVVLAYYRGLTYREVAELLAVPLGTVKARMRDGLIRLRDCLGVTA; this is encoded by the coding sequence GTGGAGCAACCCAGGGGAGAGGCCCGCGGAGGCCGGAGGGACGACGAACCCGTCTTCCTCGGCACACCGGGGCCCGCCGCCCCCCAGCCGGACGACCTGCTGGTGCTGACCGCCAGAGGCGAACAGGACGCCTTCGCCCAGCTCTACGACCGGATCGCGGGCCCGGTACTCGGCATCGTCCGCAGCGTGGTCCGCGATCCCGCGCAGTCCGAGGAGGTCGCCCAGGAGGTCCTGGTCGAGGTCTGGCGGACCGCCGCGAGGTTCCGGCCGGACCGCGGCAGCGCCATGAGCTGGGTGCTCACCATCGCCCACCGCCGCGCCGTCGACCGGGTCCGCAGCGCCCAGGCGGCCACCGACCGCGAGCACAAGGCCGCCCTGCTGGACCGCACCCCCGCCTACGACCAGGTCAGCGACGAGGTCGACCACCGGCTCGAACGCGAACTCGTGCGCCGCTGCCTGCGCGCGCTCACCGAGACGCAGCGGGAGTCGGTCGTCCTCGCCTACTACCGCGGACTCACCTACCGGGAGGTCGCCGAACTCCTGGCCGTGCCGCTCGGCACGGTGAAGGCGCGGATGCGCGACGGCCTGATCCGGCTGCGCGACTGCCTGGGGGTGACCGCATGA
- a CDS encoding LysR family transcriptional regulator: MTLDDLRVFAAVCRAGSLSGAARELGCTQSAVSQHVKRLERELGLSLLERHTRGVVPTSAGQLLHAGVAEGLGSIDHALRRLGEAARAESGSVRVTTGATTVRHFMAAAVVDFRRRFPRASLEFQTETSSRGCFDALAAGGVDLAWITLGPTDRAVEQRPVVEVPWALAVSVTNPLSARDRVEPADLQDVRLIGLPQNSTSRLQLVARLAEADVRPVFDTSVVDWDTAILLSELGLGVAVVPTLPAWTGPGHPDLRLIPLPALPPLSMGWAVRSWDALSPLARAFTETVADHCARQTADG; encoded by the coding sequence GTGACTCTCGACGATCTCCGCGTCTTCGCCGCGGTCTGCCGGGCCGGCTCGCTGAGCGGGGCGGCCCGCGAGCTCGGCTGCACACAGTCCGCCGTGAGCCAGCACGTGAAGAGGCTGGAGCGGGAGCTCGGCCTGAGCCTGCTGGAGCGGCACACGCGCGGGGTGGTTCCGACCTCGGCCGGGCAGTTGCTGCACGCGGGGGTCGCCGAGGGCCTGGGCAGCATCGACCATGCGCTGCGCCGGCTCGGCGAGGCCGCACGGGCCGAGAGCGGATCGGTGCGGGTCACCACGGGCGCCACGACCGTCCGGCACTTCATGGCGGCGGCCGTCGTCGACTTCCGGCGGCGGTTTCCGCGGGCCAGTCTGGAGTTCCAGACCGAGACCTCCAGCCGCGGCTGCTTCGACGCGCTCGCCGCCGGTGGCGTGGACCTCGCCTGGATCACGCTGGGGCCGACGGATCGCGCCGTCGAGCAGCGTCCCGTGGTCGAGGTCCCCTGGGCACTGGCCGTCTCGGTGACGAACCCGCTCTCCGCCAGGGACCGTGTCGAACCGGCCGACCTCCAGGACGTCCGGCTCATCGGGCTGCCGCAGAACTCCACGTCGCGCCTGCAGCTCGTCGCCCGGCTCGCGGAAGCCGACGTCCGGCCGGTGTTCGACACCAGCGTCGTCGACTGGGACACCGCGATCCTGCTGTCCGAGCTCGGGCTGGGCGTGGCCGTCGTCCCCACCCTTCCCGCCTGGACCGGCCCCGGTCATCCGGACCTCCGCCTGATCCCCCTCCCTGCGCTCCCCCCGCTCAGCATGGGCTGGGCGGTCCGGAGCTGGGACGCCCTCTCCCCGCTGGCGCGCGCGTTCACCGAAACCGTCGCCGACCACTGCGCTCGGCAGACCGCGGACGGATAG
- a CDS encoding ParA family protein yields MADVTVVLNQKGGIGKSTISVNLSATIAEVVGRAEGELAPVAAVSVDPQGSAVWWAERVGDDLPFVFIDAYDDLDGIQRLREVTSVRHAIIDTPGWMTPDARKAGADPLGKGPIADAVRAALDAADFVIVPLEPEPMGFEPTQNTIERIIKPRGIPYLVVISNWDPRDGTVDLEDTKAFVRAQGWPLARTVIRHYKLHSRAAADRQVVTRYPKSRVSQEAQKDFLNLALEHQMTLADARKAVTA; encoded by the coding sequence ATGGCTGACGTTACGGTCGTCCTCAACCAGAAGGGCGGCATAGGCAAGTCCACGATCAGCGTGAACCTGTCTGCCACCATCGCCGAGGTCGTCGGGCGCGCCGAAGGGGAGCTCGCACCCGTCGCCGCGGTGTCGGTGGACCCGCAGGGGTCGGCCGTGTGGTGGGCCGAACGGGTGGGCGACGACCTGCCGTTCGTCTTCATCGACGCCTACGACGACCTCGACGGCATCCAGCGCCTGCGTGAGGTCACCTCGGTACGGCACGCCATCATCGACACCCCCGGCTGGATGACCCCCGACGCCCGCAAGGCCGGCGCCGACCCGCTCGGCAAGGGGCCGATCGCCGACGCGGTCCGTGCCGCGCTGGACGCGGCCGATTTCGTGATCGTGCCGCTGGAGCCCGAGCCGATGGGCTTCGAGCCCACCCAGAACACGATCGAGCGGATCATCAAGCCGCGTGGCATTCCCTACCTCGTCGTCATCTCGAACTGGGACCCGCGCGACGGCACGGTCGACCTGGAGGACACCAAGGCCTTCGTCCGGGCCCAGGGCTGGCCGCTGGCCCGCACCGTGATCCGCCACTACAAGCTCCACTCCCGCGCCGCCGCCGACCGTCAGGTCGTCACCCGGTACCCCAAGTCGCGCGTCTCCCAGGAGGCCCAGAAGGACTTCCTCAACCTGGCCCTGGAGCACCAGATGACGCTCGCGGACGCCAGGAAGGCGGTCACCGCCTGA
- a CDS encoding class I SAM-dependent methyltransferase, protein MDSDFTADDEAALYDLLNPWEPTEDPSARFYTDLVMAAGSALDVGCGTGQLLHLARSRGHQGRLAGIDPDAASLRRARARESRVEWVDGTAADAHPRWAAEFELATMSSCAFQCLVTDEEVRSSLAAVCGALRPGGRFVFETRHPGARAWESWTSTGADDVTDARGRRLYVSNGVEAVTDDQAGGWLVTCTETTAGADGAVLHLGRATLRFFTPEALDAFLTEAGFVVEARHGDFDGGAFTSASRGIVTVARRV, encoded by the coding sequence GTGGATTCAGACTTCACCGCTGACGACGAAGCCGCGCTCTACGACCTCCTCAATCCCTGGGAGCCGACCGAGGACCCCTCCGCCCGCTTCTACACCGATCTGGTGATGGCCGCCGGATCGGCTCTCGATGTCGGTTGCGGCACCGGGCAGTTGCTCCATCTCGCGCGGTCGCGGGGGCATCAGGGGCGCCTTGCGGGCATCGACCCCGATGCCGCCTCGCTGAGACGGGCCCGGGCCCGCGAATCGCGCGTCGAGTGGGTCGACGGAACCGCCGCCGACGCGCATCCGCGATGGGCGGCCGAGTTCGAGCTGGCCACCATGTCCAGCTGCGCGTTCCAGTGCCTGGTGACCGACGAGGAGGTCCGTTCCTCACTCGCCGCGGTGTGCGGGGCACTGCGGCCCGGTGGACGCTTCGTGTTCGAGACCAGGCACCCGGGCGCACGGGCCTGGGAGAGCTGGACGTCGACCGGCGCGGACGACGTCACCGACGCCAGAGGTCGTCGCCTCTACGTCAGCAACGGCGTGGAAGCGGTGACGGACGATCAGGCCGGAGGGTGGCTCGTCACCTGTACGGAGACGACCGCCGGAGCCGACGGCGCCGTACTCCATCTCGGCCGGGCCACCCTGCGCTTCTTCACCCCGGAGGCCCTCGACGCGTTCCTGACCGAAGCGGGGTTCGTCGTCGAGGCACGCCACGGCGACTTCGACGGCGGCGCGTTCACGTCCGCGAGCAGGGGGATCGTCACCGTCGCCCGGCGCGTCTAG
- a CDS encoding anti-sigma factor, whose amino-acid sequence MTAADLHMLAGAYALGALDASERDAFEQHLAQCEACSTEVREFLATSARLALAVEVTPPPELRQRVLGRVAQTRQEPPRVETLPGQRRTRGSSLSRASRFALAASVAIGLSLGGVAVWQYQRAEDAHRQAQQAQQAEAQARQIAAVLSAPDAKTVSGTLAGGVTASVVESPSVGRAVFHTSGLPALADGKVYQLWYDDAGTMRPAGLVTPAAPDQTVLLAGQVGNAAGMGITVEPAGGSLHPTSAPIALMRFPAA is encoded by the coding sequence ATGACCGCCGCCGACCTGCACATGCTCGCGGGCGCCTACGCCCTCGGCGCACTGGACGCCTCCGAACGCGACGCGTTCGAGCAGCACCTCGCCCAGTGCGAGGCCTGCTCCACCGAGGTCCGCGAATTCCTGGCCACCAGCGCCAGACTCGCCCTGGCCGTCGAGGTGACCCCGCCTCCGGAGCTCCGGCAGCGGGTGCTCGGCCGGGTCGCCCAGACCCGGCAGGAGCCGCCCCGGGTCGAGACGCTGCCCGGGCAGCGCCGGACGCGCGGCAGCTCGCTGAGCCGCGCCTCGCGCTTCGCCCTCGCGGCGAGTGTGGCGATCGGGCTCTCACTGGGAGGCGTAGCGGTCTGGCAGTACCAACGGGCGGAGGACGCGCACCGGCAGGCCCAGCAGGCGCAGCAGGCCGAGGCCCAGGCGCGGCAGATCGCCGCCGTTCTGTCCGCGCCCGACGCCAAGACCGTCAGCGGCACCCTGGCCGGCGGCGTCACCGCCAGCGTGGTCGAGTCCCCGAGCGTCGGCCGCGCGGTCTTCCACACCTCCGGGCTTCCCGCGTTGGCGGACGGCAAGGTCTACCAGCTCTGGTACGACGACGCAGGCACGATGCGACCGGCCGGCCTGGTCACCCCGGCCGCCCCGGACCAGACGGTCCTGCTCGCCGGCCAGGTCGGGAACGCCGCGGGCATGGGCATCACGGTCGAACCGGCCGGAGGCTCGCTCCACCCGACCTCGGCCCCGATCGCCCTGATGCGGTTCCCCGCCGCGTGA
- a CDS encoding AAA family ATPase: protein MTGRTSTVVLMCGLPGAGKTTYALGLVRRGYARLSIDEEVWQRIGRRDAGVVLTEEAFDRLKEEIRREQRQELVELMRAGHDVVVDYSFWSRAARDDYKALVESHGCRWELVHLKADRATLERRLDIRSRRPGANAVTVTPGLFDRYLTGFEEPQGEGEQVLVQPQG, encoded by the coding sequence ATGACGGGGCGAACGAGCACGGTCGTGCTGATGTGCGGTCTGCCGGGGGCGGGCAAGACCACCTATGCCCTCGGGCTGGTGCGACGCGGTTACGCCCGGCTCTCCATCGACGAGGAGGTCTGGCAGCGGATCGGCCGACGCGACGCCGGCGTGGTGCTGACCGAGGAGGCGTTCGACCGGCTCAAGGAGGAGATCCGCCGCGAGCAGCGGCAGGAACTGGTCGAACTGATGCGGGCCGGGCACGACGTCGTGGTCGACTACAGCTTCTGGAGCCGCGCCGCCAGGGACGACTACAAGGCGCTGGTCGAGAGCCACGGCTGCCGGTGGGAGCTCGTCCACCTCAAGGCCGACCGGGCGACGCTGGAACGGCGGCTCGACATCCGCAGCCGCCGGCCGGGTGCCAACGCGGTGACCGTCACGCCCGGCCTGTTCGACCGCTATCTGACCGGCTTCGAGGAGCCGCAGGGGGAGGGCGAGCAGGTCCTGGTGCAGCCGCAGGGCTGA
- a CDS encoding ParB/RepB/Spo0J family partition protein, whose product MARRQSLATLLSPGEPTVAAARQEDSPAAVLLPVARLAPNPQNPREDLGDLSDLKDIVGIQLQSLLAVTRGAYLRLWPEYAEELRGVDHVIVNGCRRHAAAVAYGRAELITVVNDDVAASRARLRRASLDENANRKDFDPIEEARAVKALVEEYDSAAAAARAEGWSPAWVSQRTRLLLLAPEVQSSIRARAGGGEGMALRDARWLAGRPNLAELSAEQQFDAVAGMRDAAVAERKAVVTASSSAAATVEAPAPAPAPAPEASGTEVERVGDPAPAGVPVAAPGDVRPAPVPTATPAVVPVPEPESVGAPDPMNSNSIGRGDARMPLREPGPAVSGARAATSPAPAPNGASALAPAAAAAHGRVSVDWTDLAAVADLLHENLGPARLAALTRLLNDRLAGSAPE is encoded by the coding sequence ATGGCCCGCCGTCAGTCCCTGGCCACCCTGCTCAGCCCGGGAGAGCCCACCGTCGCAGCCGCGCGGCAGGAGGACTCCCCGGCCGCCGTGCTGCTGCCCGTCGCCCGGCTCGCCCCCAACCCGCAGAACCCGCGCGAGGACCTCGGGGACCTCTCCGACCTCAAGGACATCGTCGGCATCCAGTTGCAGAGCCTGCTCGCCGTCACCCGCGGCGCGTACCTGCGGCTGTGGCCCGAGTACGCCGAGGAGCTGCGCGGCGTCGACCACGTGATCGTCAACGGCTGCCGCCGCCACGCCGCCGCCGTCGCGTACGGGCGCGCCGAACTGATCACCGTCGTCAACGACGACGTCGCGGCGAGCCGGGCTCGGCTGCGCCGCGCCTCCCTGGACGAGAACGCCAACCGCAAGGACTTCGACCCGATCGAGGAGGCCCGGGCGGTCAAGGCGCTGGTCGAGGAGTACGACTCGGCGGCGGCCGCGGCCCGCGCCGAGGGCTGGAGCCCCGCCTGGGTCTCGCAGCGCACCCGGCTGCTGCTGCTCGCCCCTGAGGTGCAGTCCAGCATCCGCGCCCGCGCCGGGGGCGGGGAGGGCATGGCGCTGCGCGACGCGCGCTGGCTGGCGGGCCGCCCCAACCTGGCCGAGCTGAGCGCGGAGCAGCAGTTCGACGCGGTGGCCGGGATGCGGGACGCCGCCGTGGCGGAGCGGAAGGCGGTGGTGACGGCGTCGTCCTCGGCGGCGGCGACCGTCGAGGCTCCTGCTCCTGCTCCTGCTCCTGCTCCTGAAGCGAGCGGGACGGAGGTGGAACGGGTCGGAGATCCCGCACCGGCGGGCGTGCCCGTCGCGGCCCCCGGGGACGTGAGACCTGCTCCCGTCCCGACTGCCACGCCTGCCGTGGTTCCCGTGCCGGAACCGGAATCTGTCGGGGCGCCGGACCCGATGAACAGCAACAGCATCGGACGCGGGGACGCCAGGATGCCGCTGCGAGAGCCGGGGCCCGCCGTGAGCGGAGCGCGTGCGGCGACATCCCCGGCCCCCGCTCCGAACGGGGCGTCCGCACTCGCTCCCGCCGCGGCTGCGGCGCACGGCCGAGTGAGCGTGGACTGGACCGATCTCGCGGCCGTCGCCGACCTGTTGCACGAGAACCTCGGGCCGGCCCGGCTCGCCGCGCTCACGCGGCTGCTCAACGACCGCCTGGCCGGCTCCGCGCCGGAGTAG
- a CDS encoding site-specific integrase, with amino-acid sequence MSDPLAEAPRSAALRLPPELEAFFARTEPSGSASSRERHTWTRREVAVARTLPEFPPVRTVAELFTTSTLALLWELGCTDRLRSRTARRSRREGPQSVNTRLARWSSLNRLLEASGCAAELPPRPQPAPRVVPIDPDEGVRVADEIEPRRQRRFGERDLKMVRLLAVVGLILDTGARTAELHALRWDDFGPELSTVTLVRYGPGANVEVPPLREVYALSRRTREALEDWRTERDALAAGIQGADEGKVWVTLSASRSGPPGRSLALGGLARTYNTVIDLLEAWTGTSLPPHLKDLSLARAECVTPLSSQPLS; translated from the coding sequence GTGTCCGATCCACTGGCGGAAGCCCCCCGGTCCGCGGCCCTGCGTCTGCCGCCCGAGCTCGAGGCGTTCTTCGCCCGCACCGAGCCGAGTGGCAGCGCCTCCTCCCGCGAGCGCCACACCTGGACCAGACGCGAGGTGGCCGTCGCGCGGACCCTCCCGGAGTTCCCGCCGGTCCGCACCGTTGCGGAGTTGTTCACGACCTCCACGCTGGCGCTGCTGTGGGAGCTCGGCTGTACGGACCGGCTGCGCAGCAGGACCGCACGGCGCAGCCGGCGCGAGGGCCCGCAGTCGGTCAACACCCGGCTGGCGCGCTGGAGTTCACTCAACCGTCTGCTGGAGGCCTCCGGCTGCGCGGCCGAACTCCCGCCCCGACCCCAGCCCGCCCCCCGCGTCGTGCCGATCGATCCCGACGAGGGCGTGCGCGTCGCCGACGAGATAGAGCCCCGGCGGCAGCGCCGTTTCGGGGAACGCGACCTGAAGATGGTGCGGCTGCTGGCCGTCGTCGGCCTCATCCTGGACACCGGCGCCCGCACCGCCGAGCTGCACGCGCTGCGCTGGGACGACTTCGGCCCGGAGCTGAGCACGGTCACGCTGGTGCGCTACGGCCCCGGCGCGAACGTCGAAGTGCCGCCGCTGCGCGAGGTCTACGCCCTCTCGCGGCGCACCCGGGAGGCTCTCGAGGACTGGCGTACGGAGCGCGACGCCCTCGCGGCGGGCATCCAGGGCGCGGACGAGGGCAAGGTCTGGGTGACCCTCTCCGCCTCCCGCAGCGGACCGCCTGGGCGAAGCCTCGCGCTGGGAGGGCTGGCCCGCACGTACAACACCGTGATCGACCTCCTGGAGGCCTGGACCGGGACCTCCCTGCCTCCTCATCTCAAGGATCTCTCCCTGGCACGTGCGGAGTGCGTCACGCCTCTGAGTTCACAACCGCTGAGTTGA
- a CDS encoding DUF6817 domain-containing protein, whose protein sequence is MRSDARSAAEPAAEGLLRERGAAETPHPGGTLLDHLHRVARLLADWGADPDVQLAGLCHAMYGTDGFDHALMGIHERPLLAQVVGARAEALVHLYASCDRGVVHRRLANDRPVVFRDRFNGCEHTPTEPDLRAFVEITVANELDVLSHNPDLATHYGPALHRLFTEARDLLSAPAWDACARQLGPAARRPG, encoded by the coding sequence ATGCGGTCCGACGCACGCTCGGCGGCCGAGCCCGCCGCGGAAGGTCTGCTGCGCGAACGAGGCGCCGCCGAGACGCCGCACCCCGGCGGCACGCTCCTTGACCACCTGCACCGCGTCGCCCGCCTGCTCGCCGACTGGGGCGCCGACCCCGATGTGCAGCTGGCCGGGCTCTGTCACGCGATGTACGGCACCGACGGATTCGACCACGCCCTGATGGGCATCCACGAACGCCCCCTGCTGGCCCAGGTGGTGGGTGCCCGGGCCGAGGCACTGGTCCACCTCTACGCGAGCTGCGACCGCGGCGTCGTCCACCGCCGGCTGGCGAACGACCGGCCGGTCGTCTTCCGTGACCGCTTCAACGGCTGCGAGCACACCCCCACGGAGCCCGACCTCCGCGCCTTCGTCGAGATCACCGTCGCCAACGAACTCGACGTCCTGTCCCACAACCCCGACCTCGCCACCCACTACGGCCCCGCCCTGCACCGCCTCTTCACCGAGGCCCGCGACCTGCTCTCCGCCCCAGCGTGGGACGCCTGCGCACGCCAACTGGGCCCGGCCGCACGACGACCGGGATGA
- a CDS encoding FAD-dependent monooxygenase, with translation MTTEDATEVVVVGAGPTGLALAYELALAGVETLVLEKLPQRIEQVKGGGIQPRTAELLESRGLLEPLLARVVPGDPVGGHFGALPVPLDCTPWRTRHPHPIAVAQWELEEVLEARAVAAGVRVVRGAAVSGVEQDEAGVLVSADATRVRARYLVACDGGHSAVRKLLGLPFPGRPGTHRAVLADIRLAEVSPLVPGRLGHMSSLMRQAGGYWAMTAPLGDDRYRFTFGRAEQTDGDDDSAVTPEEISTALKALYGPEVVLGSVQNASRFTDATRQLEHYRVGRVLFAGDAAHIHPPLGGQGLNLGVQDAFNLGWKLAAVLRGRAGDTLLDSYHAERHPVGAQVLHHTSAQRVLADPKPSEDVAALRDIVIDLLRLPDANRHMAGLISGLSLRYELPGTHPLVGQRLPDPEVTAESGRVRLSALFRAGQAVLLDLAGVVPADVRLPPGVDLVRARCADRQDVGAAAVLVRPDGYVCWVADTVEEAATCGDALATALYGGGAG, from the coding sequence ATGACGACAGAGGACGCGACCGAAGTGGTGGTCGTCGGCGCAGGCCCGACCGGGCTGGCACTGGCGTACGAACTGGCACTCGCGGGCGTGGAGACCCTGGTGCTGGAGAAGCTGCCGCAGCGGATCGAACAGGTGAAGGGCGGGGGCATCCAGCCACGGACCGCCGAACTGCTGGAATCCCGAGGGCTGCTGGAGCCGCTGCTGGCACGGGTCGTCCCCGGCGACCCGGTGGGCGGCCACTTCGGCGCCCTGCCCGTGCCACTGGACTGCACACCCTGGCGCACCAGGCACCCCCACCCGATCGCCGTCGCCCAGTGGGAGCTCGAGGAGGTGCTGGAGGCGCGAGCGGTGGCCGCCGGGGTCCGGGTCGTGCGCGGCGCCGCCGTCTCCGGGGTCGAGCAGGACGAGGCGGGCGTGCTCGTGAGCGCGGACGCGACGCGGGTGCGGGCCCGCTACCTGGTGGCCTGCGACGGTGGGCACAGCGCGGTGCGCAAACTGCTGGGTCTGCCGTTCCCCGGCCGGCCGGGGACGCACCGAGCGGTCCTCGCCGACATCCGCCTGGCCGAGGTCTCACCCCTGGTGCCCGGCCGGTTGGGCCACATGAGCAGCCTGATGCGGCAGGCCGGCGGTTACTGGGCCATGACGGCCCCGCTCGGCGACGACCGCTACCGCTTCACCTTCGGCCGCGCCGAGCAGACGGACGGCGACGACGACAGCGCCGTCACGCCGGAGGAGATCTCAACGGCGCTGAAGGCCCTCTACGGGCCCGAGGTGGTCCTCGGATCCGTGCAGAACGCCTCACGGTTCACCGACGCCACACGGCAGCTGGAGCACTACCGGGTGGGGCGGGTGCTGTTCGCCGGCGACGCCGCGCACATCCACCCGCCGCTGGGCGGTCAGGGCCTCAATCTCGGCGTCCAGGACGCGTTCAACCTGGGCTGGAAGCTGGCGGCGGTGCTCCGCGGCCGGGCGGGGGACACGCTGTTGGACTCCTATCACGCCGAACGGCATCCGGTGGGCGCCCAGGTCCTCCACCACACCTCGGCGCAGCGGGTCCTGGCGGACCCGAAGCCCAGTGAGGACGTCGCCGCGCTGCGCGACATCGTCATCGACCTGCTGCGGCTGCCCGACGCCAACCGTCACATGGCCGGACTGATCTCCGGCCTGTCGCTGCGCTACGAGCTGCCGGGCACGCATCCGCTCGTCGGGCAGCGCCTGCCGGACCCTGAGGTGACGGCGGAGTCGGGCCGCGTCCGGCTCTCTGCGCTGTTCCGCGCCGGACAGGCGGTCCTGCTCGACCTGGCCGGGGTCGTGCCGGCGGACGTGCGGCTGCCGCCCGGCGTCGACCTCGTGCGCGCCCGGTGCGCCGACCGGCAGGACGTGGGCGCCGCCGCGGTGCTCGTCCGCCCGGACGGCTACGTCTGTTGGGTCGCCGACACCGTCGAGGAGGCGGCCACCTGCGGCGACGCCCTGGCGACTGCCCTCTACGGTGGGGGTGCCGGGTAG
- a CDS encoding TetR/AcrR family transcriptional regulator yields MDAVDAKPGLRERKKQRTHTAISDAAITLFLEHGFNQVSVAQVADAAEVSKRTLFTYFPTKEDLVVHRLADHETELARVVRARPAGTGPLTAVREHFLQGLRDRDPITGLNDHPQVKRVRRMILDAPSLVARMDRFRTGAERALAEALQETSDTAELTARLAAVQIVGVRWTLAEDNAARLERGETADARYAGAVADANHGFALLERGLRDLTGSGGSR; encoded by the coding sequence ATGGATGCCGTGGACGCAAAGCCAGGGTTGAGGGAACGCAAGAAGCAGCGCACCCACACGGCCATCTCCGACGCCGCGATCACGCTGTTCCTGGAGCACGGGTTCAACCAGGTCTCGGTGGCGCAGGTCGCCGACGCGGCGGAGGTGTCGAAGCGCACGCTCTTCACCTACTTCCCCACCAAGGAAGACCTGGTCGTGCACCGCCTCGCCGACCACGAGACCGAGCTGGCCCGCGTCGTGCGAGCCCGCCCGGCCGGCACCGGGCCGCTCACCGCCGTGCGCGAGCACTTTCTCCAGGGGCTGCGGGATCGTGATCCGATCACCGGCCTCAACGACCATCCCCAGGTCAAGCGCGTCCGACGGATGATCCTTGACGCCCCCTCGCTGGTGGCCCGGATGGACCGGTTCAGGACGGGCGCCGAACGCGCCCTCGCCGAGGCCCTCCAGGAGACGTCGGACACAGCGGAACTGACGGCACGTCTGGCCGCGGTCCAGATCGTGGGCGTCCGCTGGACCCTCGCCGAGGACAACGCCGCCCGGCTCGAACGCGGGGAGACGGCGGACGCCCGCTACGCGGGCGCGGTGGCCGACGCGAACCACGGGTTCGCCCTGCTGGAGCGAGGGCTGCGGGACCTGACCGGCTCCGGGGGGTCGCGATGA